One genomic window of Chitinophagaceae bacterium includes the following:
- a CDS encoding heavy metal-binding domain-containing protein, which yields MITTTTPHIEGKTITDYLGVISAQTIIGANFFKDILGGLTDIFGGRSGTYEKVLEEAKESAMIELEQKAASMGANAVVGIDLDFETVGANGSMLMVIATGTAIRYS from the coding sequence ATGATTACCACCACCACTCCACACATAGAAGGAAAAACCATCACCGATTACCTTGGTGTTATTTCGGCCCAAACAATAATCGGCGCTAATTTTTTTAAAGATATCCTCGGTGGATTGACTGACATTTTTGGCGGACGATCCGGTACTTACGAAAAAGTATTGGAAGAGGCTAAAGAATCAGCAATGATAGAGTTGGAACAAAAGGCGGCGAGTATGGGTGCAAATGCTGTTGTTGGCATTGACCTTGACTTCGAAACAGTTGGAGCGAATGGAAGCATGTTAATGGTGATTGCTACCGGAACTGCTATTAGATATAGTTGA
- a CDS encoding glutathione peroxidase, whose translation MNFHELHFKNLLGKEISFSEYKGKVCLVVNIASHCGLTPQLHDLETLYIFYRKKGFEVLAFPSNDFGSQEPLGNSAIGEFCKDRFLSSFSIFEKSHVKGKDTNPVFRYLSSRKMNGKFSIRPLWNFQKYLIDKEGNLQDFFFPFTKPTANRLMKKIERLL comes from the coding sequence ATGAATTTTCACGAACTCCATTTTAAAAATCTTCTTGGTAAAGAAATTTCCTTTTCTGAGTATAAAGGAAAGGTGTGCCTTGTTGTCAATATTGCTTCCCATTGCGGACTTACTCCTCAGTTGCATGACCTTGAAACACTTTATATTTTTTACAGGAAGAAGGGATTTGAAGTACTTGCTTTCCCATCGAATGATTTTGGTAGCCAGGAACCTTTGGGCAATTCAGCTATCGGGGAGTTTTGTAAGGACAGGTTTTTGTCTTCATTTTCTATTTTCGAAAAATCGCATGTAAAAGGAAAAGATACCAATCCGGTCTTCCGGTATTTATCCAGTAGAAAAATGAATGGAAAATTCTCGATCCGTCCGCTGTGGAATTTTCAAAAATATCTGATCGATAAAGAGGGTAACCTTCAGGATTTCTTTTTCCCTTTCACCAAGCCAACTGCCAATCGGTTGATGAAGAAAATTGAAAGACTATTATAG